One Setaria viridis chromosome 5, Setaria_viridis_v4.0, whole genome shotgun sequence genomic region harbors:
- the LOC117854521 gene encoding protein RETICULATA-RELATED 3, chloroplastic, whose product MASTALGAAKFLHLDSSPRIAPQRAIPTANLSFSPLSASSSSSSSPSLLRLRSPSPSGPGGRLPPPPPPRSYGGGGSGDAADSGAGDGDGSRGGILGVFLAGWAARVAADPQFPFKVLMEEVVGVTACVLGDMASRPNFGLNELDLVFSTIVVGSIVNFVIMYLLAPTAAASSVASALPNYMFEPGAYTLGSRVATLLSKGATFTMVGFAAGLAGTALSNGLIAMRKRMDPSFETPNKAPPTLLNAATWGLHMGGSSNLRYQTLNGIEYVLGKVAPAPVFKASVVALRCINNVLGGMSFVLLARLTGAQKSDKPATVAEEKETLIAVGNAAADAISEAKEGEGK is encoded by the coding sequence ATGGCCTCCACGGCGTTGGGCGCCGCCAAGTTCCTCCACCTCGACTCCTCCCCGCGCATCGCGCCGCAACGCGCGATCCCCACCGCGAATCTCTCCTTCTCCCCGctgtccgcctcctcctcctcctcctcctcgccgtcgctcctccgcctccgatcCCCGTCGCCGTCCGGCCCGGGAGGCAGGCTgccaccgcccccgcccccgcgatcctacggcggcggcggatctggcgACGCCGCggactccggcgccggcgacggtgatggcAGCCGCGGGGGCATCCTCGGCGTCTTCCTGGCCGGGTGGGCCGCCCGCGTCGCCGCGGACCCGCAGTTCCCGTTCAAGGTGCTCATGGAGGAGGTCGTCGGCGTCACCGCCTGCGTTCTCGGCGACATGGCCTCCCGCCCCAACTTCGGCCTCAACGAGCTCGACCTCGTCTTCTCCACCATCGTCGTCGGATCCATCGTCAACTTTGTCATCATGTACCTCCtcgcgcccaccgccgccgcctcgtccgtGGCCTCCGCGCTCCCCAATTACATGTTCGAGCCCGGCGCCTACACGCTCGGCTCCCGCGTCGCCACGCTCTTGTCCAAGGGCGCGACCTTCACGATGGTCGGGTTCGCGGCCGGGCTCGCCGGCACCGCTCTCTCCAACGGGCTCATCGCGATGCGGAAGCGCATGGACCCGTCGTTCGAGACTCCCAACAAGGCGCCGCCGACGCTGCTTAACGCGGCCACCTGGGGGCTCCACATGGGCGGCAGCAGCAATCTGCGTTACCAGACTCTGAATGGGATCGAGTACGTCCTCGGCAAGGTCGCGCCGGCGCCCGTGTTCAAGGCGTCTGTTGTTGCTCTCCGGTGCATCAACAACGTGCTTGGTGGCATGTCCTTCGTGTTGCTTGCCAGGTTGACAGGAGCGCAAAAATCAGATAAGCCAGCGACGGTTGCAGAAGAGAAGGAAACGTTGATCGCTGTGGGCAATGCTGCCGCAGATGCCATCAGTGAGGCAAAGGAAGGAGAGGGTAAGTAA
- the LOC117854483 gene encoding 14 kDa zinc-binding protein gives MSRNSGAQLPPATASGDRLAVIASHLSHSRLGSPAHMAGEKEAALAAEPVDGPTIFDKIIRKEIPSQVVYEDQKVLAFRDISPQAPIHIIIIPKVKDGLSRLSKAEERHIEILGSLLYAAKVVAKQEGLGDGFRIVINDGLKGCQSVYHLHVHLLGGRQMTWPPG, from the exons ATGAGCCGGAATAGCGGCGCCCAACttcctccggcgacggcgagcggcgaccGCCTGGCGGTCATCGCGTCTCACTTATCCCACTCTCGGCTCGGCAGTCCGGCCCACATGGCCGGCGAGAAGgaagccgccctcgccgccgagccCGTCGACGGCCCCACCAT TTTCGACAAAATTATCAGGAAGGAGATTCCATCTCAGGTGGTTTATGAGGACCAAAAG GTCCTTGCATTCAGAGACATATCGCCGCAAGCTCCCATACATATTATAATCATACCCAAGGTTAAAGATGGGTTATCTAGGCTGTCGAAG GCGGAAGAAAGGCACATCGAGATTCTTGGCAGTCTTCTATATGCTGCAAAGGTTGTAGCAAAGCAGGAAGGGCTTGGCGATGGCTTCAGAATTGTCATCAACGATGGGCTCAAAGGAT GTCAATCTGTATATCACCTACACGTTCATCTTCTCGGGGGACGGCAGATGACCTGGCCACCTGGATGA
- the LOC117858095 gene encoding ABSCISIC ACID-INSENSITIVE 5-like protein 2, with protein MGSQTMASKAGGGGGGGGGGGGAGAAQRGQMQNLSRQGSLYNLTLDEVQSHLGEPLHSMNLDELLKSVFPDGLEHDGGTTSQYEQTSGLLRQGSITMPPELSKKTVDEVWKGIQDAPKRNVTEGGRRRRERQPTLGEMTLEDFLVKAGVVTQGYLKDLNDVGNMEQVGSAGVSGLTAGAQWLDRYQQQITAIEPHQHGQHGVPGAYMPSQLALQPLNVGPGAILESYSDGHITSPMMGALSDSPTPGRKRGAPGDVADKLMERRQKRMIKNRESAARSRARKQAYTNELENKVSLLEEENERLKRQKELEKILFSAPLPEPKYQLRRTGSATF; from the exons ATGGGGAGTCAGACAATGGCATCAAAggctggtggaggtggagggggcgggggcggcggtggcggtgccggtGCAGCACAACGCGGGCAGATGCAGAACCTGTCAAGACAAGGGTCTTTGTATAACCTCACCCTTGATGAGGTGCAGAGCCATTTGGGAGAACCCCTGCATAGCATGAACCTTGACGAGTTGCTTAAGAGTGTCTTTCCTGATGGCCTGGAGCATGATGGTGGCACTACCAGCCAGTATGAGCAGACTTCGGGCCTCTTGCGACAGGGGAGCATCACCATGCCACCTGAGCTCAGCAAGAAGACTGTGGATGAGGTGTGGAAGGGCATCCAAGATGCACCGAAGAGAAATGTCACAGAGGGTGGTCGGAGGAGACGGGAGCGGCAGCCAACGCTTGGGGAGATGACTCTTGAGGATTTCTTGGTGAAAGCTGGGGTTGTCACACAAGGATAtctgaaggacttgaacgatgtAGGCAATATGGAACAGGTTGGTAGTGCTGGGGTTTCTGGTTTGACGGCGGGAGCACAGTGGTTAGACCGCTATCAGCAGCAGATTACAGCTATTGAGCCCCATCAGCATGGGCAACATGGTGTGCCAGGTGCTTATATGCCGAGTCAGTTAGCCCTTCAGCCACTGAACGTTGGGCCGGGTGCTATTCTGGAATCATACTCTGATGGCCACATTACCTCGCCAATGATGGGTGCACTTTCTGATTCCCCCACACCTGGTAGGAAGCGCGGTGCCCCAGGAGATGTGGCGGATAAGTTGATGGAGAGAAGGCAGAAGAGGATGATAAAGAATAGGGAGTCAGCTGCTCGTTCAAGGGCTAGGAAGCAG GCCTACACTAATGAACTGGAAAACAAGGTATCTCTATTAGAAGAGGAGAATGAGAGGCTAAAGAGGCAAAAG GAGTTGGAGAAGATACTTTTCTCTGCGCCTCTGCCAGAACCCAAATATCAACTGAGGAGAACAGGCTCAGCAACTTTCTGA